The genome window CCTCGACGGCTACGCCGACAATGGCGCCCGCCTCCAGGGCACCCAGATCGGCCTCGATAATCTCGAACTTTTTCTCGAGCGCGAGGCAGGCCCGATCCATTAGGCGATCTTGGCCTCAGCCGCTTGATTTCTTTCGGGAACCGGCAGCCTTTGCTGAGCTATTCAGCCCTGCGGCGGCGCGAATAAGCGCCTTCAACGCCTCCTCGTCGATCTCGTCACCCTCATGAAAATCGATGGCGCGCCTGGTGTTGCCTTCGAGGCTGGAGTTGAAAAGGCCCGAAGGGTCTTCCAGTGAGGCGCCCTTGGCGAAGGTCAGCTTCACCGCGCTCTTATAGGTCTCGCCGGTGCAGATGATGCCGGAACGCTCCCACACCGGAACCCCTCGCCACTTCCATTCCTCGATCACCTCCGGCTCGGCCTGTTTGATGAGCACTCGAACCCGGGCGAGCATCGCGCCGCGCCAATCGCCGAGTTCCTTGATCCGGTCGTCGATTCGTTGAGAGGGAGAAGCTCCCTCGTTTTCGTCCCCGGCTTCACCCTTCTTCATGGTTACCGTCGCTTTCTTCATGATTGTCCCGCCCCTCGCTCCGGTGCTGAAACCTAACGTCCGCTTACATCCGTTCGCCTGGCAATCGGCTGGCCTGCTCCACCCAGGCGGCGATCTGGGCCTCGTCGAATGGGTCCTCCTCGCGGATATCGAGATAGCGGACCTCTTTCTGCTTGGATTCTCCTGGCGGCAGGGGATGCAACGACGTGCCGCGAAAGAAAGCCAGCTTGACGTATTTCGTAAAGCAATGAACACCGAGGAACCAGCCCTCACCCTCGATGCCGTAGAAGGGCGAGTTCCATTTGATCGCCTTATACACATTGGGCACGGTGCGCGTGATCAGCGCATCGAGACGACGACCGATGTCGCTCTTCCAGCCCGGCATGGCGGCG of Rhizobium sp. BT04 contains these proteins:
- a CDS encoding DUF1801 domain-containing protein — protein: MKKATVTMKKGEAGDENEGASPSQRIDDRIKELGDWRGAMLARVRVLIKQAEPEVIEEWKWRGVPVWERSGIICTGETYKSAVKLTFAKGASLEDPSGLFNSSLEGNTRRAIDFHEGDEIDEEALKALIRAAAGLNSSAKAAGSRKKSSG
- a CDS encoding DUF1801 domain-containing protein codes for the protein MTGKTPKIGEKVTKKAAVRPASGEPPLLSGGNPQIPKGYGDAPVQAYIAAMPGWKSDIGRRLDALITRTVPNVYKAIKWNSPFYGIEGEGWFLGVHCFTKYVKLAFFRGTSLHPLPPGESKQKEVRYLDIREEDPFDEAQIAAWVEQASRLPGERM